CGCCAGGGCCCAGCGAAGAGCGCGAAGGGCGACTCCGACCGAAGCCGGAGCCCCCCTCTCGCCTCGCTCAGCCGCGATGCATCAACTTCCACATCGTCGCGCGCGCCTTGTCCGCCCAGTCTGCGGGCCCCTCGACGGCCTCGTCGCTCACGTACCCCAGCGCAGCCGCCGCCAGCAGCCACACGCGAGTCTCGCCCGCCGACCCGTACGCCGTGCCGAACCGCTCCCGCTCGTGCCCGCCGACCCGCTTCTCACCCTCGGCCAGGTTCCCCACCACGCTCGCCGCGCTGTCGCGCATCTGCCGAGCCAGGTTCCTGTCGTGCTTCGCCACCTGTTCCCAGATCGGCTTCATCGAGCGCAGCCAAACG
The Sandaracinaceae bacterium genome window above contains:
- a CDS encoding four helix bundle protein: VWLRSMKPIWEQVAKHDRNLARQMRDSAASVVGNLAEGEKRVGGHERERFGTAYGSAGETRVWLLAAAALGYVSDEAVEGPADWADKARATMWKLMHRG